In Gimesia sp., a single genomic region encodes these proteins:
- the hisC gene encoding histidinol-phosphate transaminase produces MSLFRPQVQQMEGYTPGEQPQESGWVKLNTNENAYPPSPRVLEAVQQTLSGRLNIYPDPLATEFRKAAAELFDVDPDWILPGNGSDEVLTILMRTFVDAGELVSAPYPSYTLYETLAEIQGARFQKIQLNPDWNWPEAAQTQIGESKILFVPNPNAPSGNRWSDAQLLSLIPARGVLVLDEAYGDFCDQPHQGDLLKSEQGEKLIVTRTLSKSYSLAGIRFGFAVAHPDLISGMRKVKDSYNCNTLSLAAATAALKDQEWMQENTEKIRTTRRYLVEQLRKLGFEAVDSQTNFVWCTHADKQHERRYQELKQRKILVRYMKFSLTEGTLDGLRITVGTDAEIQHVLDALQEIG; encoded by the coding sequence ATGAGTCTCTTTAGACCACAGGTTCAGCAGATGGAAGGTTACACTCCCGGGGAACAGCCCCAGGAGTCCGGCTGGGTCAAACTGAACACCAACGAAAACGCATATCCTCCCTCGCCACGCGTCCTCGAAGCAGTGCAGCAGACACTGTCAGGTCGGTTGAATATCTATCCCGATCCGCTGGCAACCGAGTTTCGCAAAGCCGCTGCAGAACTGTTCGATGTCGATCCCGACTGGATCCTGCCCGGCAACGGGAGCGATGAAGTTCTGACGATCCTGATGCGAACCTTCGTCGATGCCGGCGAACTGGTATCGGCTCCTTATCCCAGCTACACACTGTATGAAACGCTGGCTGAGATCCAGGGCGCCCGCTTTCAGAAGATTCAACTCAATCCCGACTGGAACTGGCCCGAGGCCGCACAGACCCAAATCGGCGAAAGTAAGATTCTGTTCGTTCCCAACCCGAATGCCCCGTCGGGCAATCGCTGGTCCGACGCGCAACTGCTCTCACTGATTCCTGCCCGCGGAGTGCTCGTCCTCGACGAAGCCTACGGCGATTTCTGTGATCAGCCGCACCAGGGGGACCTGCTCAAATCGGAGCAGGGCGAGAAGCTGATCGTGACCCGCACCCTGAGTAAGTCCTACAGCCTGGCAGGCATCCGTTTTGGCTTCGCCGTCGCGCACCCCGATCTGATCAGCGGCATGCGGAAAGTCAAAGACAGTTACAACTGTAACACCCTCTCCCTGGCTGCAGCGACCGCAGCCCTCAAGGATCAGGAGTGGATGCAGGAGAACACCGAGAAGATTCGCACCACCCGTCGCTACCTCGTCGAACAACTCCGCAAACTGGGCTTTGAAGCGGTTGACAGCCAGACGAACTTTGTCTGGTGCACACACGCCGACAAACAGCACGAACGGCGTTACCAGGAACTCAAGCAGCGGAAGATTCTCGTGCGTTACATGAAGTTTTCTCTGACAGAGGGAACCCTGGACGGCTTGCGGATCACCGTCGGCACCGATGCCGAGATTCAACACGTGCTGGATGCACTGCAGGAGATCGGCTGA
- the hisB gene encoding imidazoleglycerol-phosphate dehydratase HisB gives MSRKASIKRETAETQIELTLELDGTGQSDIQTGVGFFDHMLTLLARHALFDLTIKVNGDLEVDYHHTVEDVGICLGKALCQALGDKQGITRYGSLTIPMEETLVTAALDLSGRPWFVFQVEFPTEKIGQFDTELVREFWQAFSSNGLLNLHHVLHHGANSHHISEGIFKGTARALRQAVSIDPRQQGVPSSKGVL, from the coding sequence ATGAGCCGCAAAGCATCGATCAAACGTGAAACAGCTGAAACCCAGATTGAACTCACACTGGAACTGGATGGTACCGGCCAGTCCGATATCCAGACCGGCGTCGGTTTCTTCGACCACATGCTGACCCTGCTGGCCCGCCACGCTTTGTTCGATCTGACAATCAAAGTGAACGGCGATCTGGAAGTCGACTACCATCACACAGTCGAAGACGTCGGGATCTGTCTGGGCAAAGCACTCTGTCAGGCACTCGGCGACAAGCAGGGCATCACCCGTTACGGCTCGCTGACGATTCCCATGGAAGAGACCCTGGTCACCGCGGCTCTCGACTTGAGTGGGCGTCCCTGGTTTGTTTTTCAGGTTGAATTCCCCACCGAAAAAATCGGGCAGTTCGATACCGAACTCGTCCGCGAATTCTGGCAGGCGTTCTCTTCCAACGGTCTGCTCAACCTGCATCACGTTCTGCATCATGGTGCGAACAGCCATCACATTTCGGAAGGCATTTTTAAAGGCACCGCGCGAGCACTGCGGCAAGCAGTCAGCATTGATCCGCGTCAACAGGGAGTGCCTTCTTCCAAAGGCGTACTCTAA